From the Papaver somniferum cultivar HN1 chromosome 2, ASM357369v1, whole genome shotgun sequence genome, the window TAATTTGGATAAACATAAAAGGATTTTTTCTAGCATGATTTTATATTAAAAatcattttttgaaaataaaattgatgacatggaattaGTTAGGGGTCATTCTGAAGTGTAGTTAAGACTTTTTTAATACATTCATATTTAGTATTTCATCTCTCCTAATTTGTAGGACCTAACTATTGGAGATGCATTTATACTAAatgagggtctaaaatcctatgtgtcactgaaaaatatattttcaCCTTCTATTGGTGATGCTCTAATTATCCTATATTTCAGTCTTTGTAACTTTTTAATATGAAAAGGGTGCTGCATTTTGGataataaagaagaataaggagATGAATGCAGGTATTACTATTTAAATGCAAAAGACTAGTGCTGATAATAAAGAGATTTATATATCATATATGCTACATTAGCTATATATAGATCTTACATTTGATTTACCTTCATTATAAGTTTTGATCTAAATAGGTTTCTTGAAATTTGTCATAGAGGTCTGCATATCAAAGGTCCGGCTGAAGTTCCTTCCTTTTGGGTCAAAGCAATCATGGGAGATGTCTTCATAAAGAAAATGATAAAGTTATTTCTTGTTAGAAAATCGGCTCATAAACATTCGGTTTTGCTAAATTAAATGAGGGTTTATGATAAAATATCTTAAAGATATCAATTGTTGCAAGATAGGACATGATTTCACGCTAAAATTCACTTTTGATCTATTTCAAGAATTCTACTCTTAAAAGAACATATCACATGGCCAGTGGTGCTGAGACTGAGACGACTGTTAAAGGAGTCAAATGGTAAGATTCGTATAAACTTTAATGTGTTTTTCATTTGTATTTGTATGTAACTTGCGTTAACCTAGATGTGTATCTATATATGTATATAGGTCAAAGATCAAGTGGCTTGATCCGGAGAAAATttaacaagaaaagtagtatatgGAGATATGGTAACGGTGGTTGGCTCCGTTAAGAAAATTGTTACTTGTGAAAGCTTTTTCGATATGTTACTCTAAAGTGGATTAGGATTGAATCTGAAGTTCTTAGTTTATGTTGTCCTTGACTTTATTAGTTAGAATAGTTTTATGTTGTTACTAGGTATCTTCGGGGCCCTctcttttcaatttatttttatacTATGTATTATCTTCAAAGAAGATAGGTGGTAAAAGgattgatactaacaaaataatATGGCAACAATGCGAGCAACTAACCAGCAAAATAAATCATTAAGTAATATGATTATATATAAAAATTTGTAGAAACTCATTAACAAAATTGCAGACGAAAAAAATTAACTCTTATCAAAGAGTAAATCAAAAATtccaaataaaaatataattaaaagacCTAGATAAATACATATTCATACCTATTGTAGTCTTCATTGGTACATATATCACGTTTAACCAAAATAAAAAAGCAGTAATATATGTTGATTAGAAAACGACATGAAAACAACCATAAAGTTTAACGTAAAACGTAGCATGACATTACCTTTTAATCCTATTTGAATCTATATGTCTTTGAATTTCGATCGAATTCCCACATTCATTCTTTAGTTTTATATACCGCAAGACCTTctttggatattttctttctttcatgaTCTCAGATTTTATCCATGTTTATACTGTATTTTTGTTAAATGTTCTTTAAATGTTCACaacatatgtttttttttcttttactttcgTTCATCTTTGTAATAATATTTGGATCCATGGTTCGGAAAAAGACCATATTatcatgctatatatatatatttatatatatctgTTTTGTTACTTATTTTCCTAGGAATGAAACCACTTCTCCGTCTAtttcttttagtattttcttcttcaaaacaataTCTGGAAAACAAAAATTGTCTATTTTTTTAACGCTGCAAAGATGTCTATGTAGTTCTTTTGCATCTGACCCCTCATTAGGCTATGAATCTTCTTTGAAAGTTTTCTCCGATAAATAAGCTTCAAATAGTTTTCTTTCACATGAGAGTAGATCAGTTGTAGCATTCTTCCCTGCATTGTTGATTTCGCCAGTATCACCTAATCCAAAAAATTGTCTAGATGCGATGTCATCCCAGTCTTTTGTCTAATTTTTGATATTGTTTCAACTTTTTCAGCCCGTGTTCTTGTCTTATCTCAGGTAGTGTCATATCTCATGTAGTCTTAGGTGTTAAACACAGAGTTTTTATCTGGGCATGTTCCATGAAAATTCGTTAAAATATCATTAATATGCTTCTATTATTCAGGTATGCTCATAGATACAATACGGTTTCTTTTATCCAATATATCACTAAtgatgattttcttatttttttccttgGTACATTTTTTACTTTTTGATTCTTAAATAAGTAAATTGTAATAATTTATATTTGGACGTGAACATCACTCAtgcaatctgacggctgaagacgggtatggatattggaaatgggtttgggtgaggggtttgggccttgggtatgccaagcccatatcttctttaagaacaattccctccttgttgagcccatttctagccttttggtcttgcgcacaacattcttcacagcttccttgcgtaattcttctcggcttccaccacttttctgctcttttcgctccgtaattccatccaaactttatttagtacctaaaaatgcaaaattaattaataaaaatatttattcttgaaaacaaagaaaatacagaatatgggataaaatgtataattaatgcacaaaagatgagttaattgccaagaaaaatatatagaaatatgcactttttagcactcatcaacactcgaaactgctctaagtagaaaattcgtgtttatgaggcctaggcttcaaaacttggctaaaatatcaagatcatgtgggtctataaaccaacatgtcctgataattagcatgtttccaatcaaaatagacacctcttgagataaattataacgttcgagtcttttcgagtgtgtatttttcgaatgtacactcgaaacttctctaagtagacaaatcttgtttatgaggcctagacttcaaaatttagctaaaatatcaagatcatctgggtctatagaccaacatgttctgatcattagcatgtttccaataaaaatagacaccggttgagctaaattagagtgttcgagtcttttcgagtgtgtattatttgaatgtacactcgaaactgctctaagtagaaaattcgtgtttatgaggcctagccttcaaaacttggctaacatatcaagatcatgtgggtctatagaccaacatgtcctgatcaatagcatgttttcaatcaaaatagacacctcttgagataaattatagcgttcgagtcttttcgagtgtgtatttttcgaatgtacactcgaaactgctctaagtagacaaatcttgtttatgaggcctagatttcaaaattttgctaaaatatcaagatcatctgggtctatagaccaacatgtcctgatcattagcaggtttccaataaaaatagaaacctgttgagctaaattatagcgttcgagtcttttcgagtgtgtattattcgaatgtacactcgaaactgccctaagtagaaaattcgtgtttatgaggcctaggcttcaaaatttaaGGAGTGTAGGCTTGGTTTCCTTCCATGCCACAattcataaggagtgttaagggttttagaccgtaaatgcacacggttgatcaaatagcatgctgtgaaaacagcttctccccaaaatcttaaaggtaagtttttgctatggagcattaccctggccatttcctgaatattcctattatttctttcagcaactctattagcttgaggagtgataggtggtgagtattgttgaatgatccccagttcgtcatagaattcaaataccttggtgtctttgaattcagttccacgatcgcttctaattttctttaggttgggaccttgttcgttctggatccttttaacaataatcttgaattcaccaagaatttcattcttatgagataagaatgcaacccaagtgaatctggtgtaatcatctaccattactaaagcatacttcttaccagcaatagtgggttgttgaattggtccgaagagatccatgtgaattaaatcaagtggagctttagtgagaatatctcgagatgatttatggtgaactttcgtttgcttacccttttgacaggcaccacatacaccttcaaccttTGCGTTGATTTTgagaatgcctctaacaagttctttgttaatgatcttagttagaagacgataattgatgtgaccaaaacgctcatgccaaagatgtttagattccaccttagtcaaattgcaacggttgctaaacAGAGTATCAAGAAGACAACACTTGTTTTTACCATGAGTTCCttaaaaaattactttcccagttttgtccaCAATGTCACAttcatttgcattgaagacaacctgatggcctttgtcacaaatttgactaatagaaagaagatttgcagtcatacctttaaagTATACTAATACATCATGAATTTGTGGAACACCGAgaagtttgatcgttcccttcttgctgacGTAGCAACAACTCTTTTATCTCATATGAAACGATACCCTCGCTTCCGGTGCCCCCATTAGCAGCGTTTGATTTCCAGACCTCCACCATGCGTGTCAGAAATCCTTTATGAGCTCCCAaagtcaaaacaaaattacttgctGCGCAGTAAACTGAAGTTTGCACCCCAAAATGTGGCATTGCATCTAATCGACTAATCCGAGCAGTCCATTTCGGGTCCACGATAGAATGCAAATGACACGCGTAACATCTCCATCGAACGATAAGTCACAAAGATAACAGGATAGAGAAGAACTGAAGGGTTTTCGACCCTACTCAAAACCACTCACAACTCAGAACTTCACAAACCATATTGAAGAGACGGAAGAATCGGCTGAGAATCAGATGGAAGAGGTGGAGAGGAATGGATTGGATCATCAACTCACTGCAAATGATAATCATACAATCAACATGCTTGGGGTTGCAGCAAATTGGGTCAGTCTTCTGAATCTTTATATCCCaatttcaaattttagggtttccaaaaattCTAATTTGCACTATTTATCTGTTTCAGTCTTGATTTTCTGTGATTTAACTAAACCTGATACTCTTATTACTACTGCTAAGACTATCATCCCTGTGTTAATTTCAATTTCGCCCAATTATTGTTTGATAACACCCCACATAGCCTGTGCTGACATTATATTGAATCTATTATTCTTGTGATTAGTGGAATTACTGATTATTTGGTTCAGTACTGTTATATACCCCTGTTAGCTGGAATGTCTTGAATTGCTTGCTTTGGGTCTCTTATTATAGAGCTAGTTCCCATTGTGTGCATAGTCTTAATAATTGCTCTAACTATAGTATTCTTCTGTTAAGAGTTGTAGATTGGTTTGGTGTTAAAATTGAGCAACATTCTGCTCATCCTCTGTGTCTTACAATGAGGATTTTGTCGTGGAACTGCCAGGGATTTGGCAACCCAAATACCAGAACTAGTCTATCAAACCTTATTAAAAGTCAAAATcctgacattatttttttttatgtgaaaCTAAAAATGATTTCCCAAAAATGAAACAATACATGAGAAGATACAGCTACCCTAATAATTGGGTCTATCCATCAACTGGTATCTCAGGTGGAATTGCTCCCTTGGGGAAATCtggttttaattttgaaattcTTCAAAATACTGATAAAATGGTCAATGCTATGGTTGTCTGCTGACCCTAGTAAACCTGAGTTCTTAGTAACCTTTCTATATGGTTCCACATACCGTGATGAGAAAGGTTACAACAGTGGAACTACATTGGAGAAATTGGTAGTAGGGCTAACACCCCATGGTTGCTCAATGGGGATCTAAGTATCACTATGAATGATTATGAAACATCCACATATCCAACCCTACCACTACGGAATTTCCAGGGATACAACAATTGTCTGACTTAGGGTTTGTTGGATCTAAATATACATGGTCTAATAGGCAGTCTGGTAATGATTTGATTCAAGCCAGACTGGATAGATAGAGCTTTAGTAAATGGCTTATGGTTACAACACTATGAGCATTCTAAGCTTATCCATATAAATACTATCGGTTCAGACCATATACCTATTATCTTGCACTGATTCTAATAGTCATCAAGGTAAAAGGCCTTGCAGATATTTCAAATGCTGGTTCAGGGATCCTACCTCTCATGAGGTCATAAAGAATCCTATTAAACTAACATTAGAGGTTCACATGCTTTTCAATTCACTAATAGCTTAAGGAATGTTAAATTTGCTCTTTGTGATTGGAATGCCACTCATTTTGGTAATATTGAAATCAATTACAAATTTTGAATAGTCAATGTACTACTATTCAAAATTTGGAGTCTATCAGACAAGTTGAAAAAGATCTTGAACACTGGAAGAAATAGTTCCTTGCACGTGATTGCCTACCTTAATTTTCTTtgatttggaaactaaaattcatCATGACCACCGTTTCAGGATGATTCTATGTGCGATAGCAATGGCGGCTTATGATCAGGAGAAACCGGAGCTTTGTAAGAACCTCATCAAGACTAAAGATGGAATAGCGAGTTTAGCTCTTTTCCACTCGTTGGTTGGCAGGTCAGCTATACAGTTTCCTGATTAGATGCCCAAAATTTTTCTGCACAATACCTTTACCTTCCCACAAATGTGTTATTTTAAATTGTTCactgggaatttttttttttcaaaagcatCTATTTGGCCTTGGTGATTTATATTATCTAACCTCTTCTGTTATCCAATCTACAGCCAGGGCGAACTTCCACAAGCTTTTCACCGTTGTGCAGCAGTTAAAGGTGCTCTTTATGTAGGGTTTTCTGACCCCTTGTCTTCCAAATAGTATGCTGTGCACAAAAGAGATACCTTGTACAAGAACATGTTTATTAAGTGTTATCTTACATGTTCTTGTACCTTGTACAAACTACGATGCAGGTGAACTGAGGTTGTTGTTTGAATGCTGAGAACACCTGCCCTAGTTTCGTTGCTATTTAGAGTCTCGTTTTTAGTTCAACAAACTATAAGGGAACTTTGCCATGCTCGTGTTTATAACCGTTTACACTTTTTTTGTACAGTTCATGGAAATGGAGCTGAGGAAGCTAGAAGACGTGGTCAGATCAGTTCATGACGAAATGATTCATCTCCGTGAACGATATACAATCCATAGGATTTATTTTCCTAGGGATAGAATGAACTACTTTGTTTTGCTTTAGTTGTTTCATTACATTCTGAGACCCATTTACTTTTGCGTGTTTCAGGGAGGAAGAAATGCAAGGCATCAATCGAGCAATCAATTCTAAAATGGCGTGGTTAGGTTTCTTGTCACTGTTGGTCTGCTTATCAGTAGCAGGCTTGCAGGTATGGCATTTGAAGAACTTCTTTGAGAGGAAGAAGTTCCTGTAGTTTTGTCCCGATTTGTTAGTTTTGTCCCCGGAGAAGGGTTTTTGACAAGAGATAATAGTTTTGACTGTAGAATCCAATCGTTTTTTATAGTTCAAACGGAGGTTCCGTAGCCATCATTTTTCATGTTCTTCATAATACATTCGAGAACTTTGTAAATGGCATTACATTTAGGATGCTTCTTATCTTGGACAACAAATTCATGCACTTCACAGTCAACCTCTATGGAACTGCAACCAGGATTCCTTCGTTGCTTGACCCGGTCTCTCGCTGCCATCTTCTCATCCCACATCCCTGCGGCAGCAAAAGTATTGGATATTGTCACACCAGTAAGGTATTATTGAATTTCATTTATAATAACTAGTATAGCATGCATGCGCGATGCGCCTGCTGACTTGCCGTTTCGTTACGAAATTTATGCTCCATAGGAGTAATAAACCGACGTAGTCTAGACGCAAGTGTGATCCGCTTGCCGTTCGGTTCTCAAAAAAATTGACTTTTGGTAAAATGCTATACCACTGGTAACTGGTAAAGAATTAACATCGAGAAATTCTTTTGATGAAAAAGAATTATATTTCAGGTATAAACCAATTGAAGCAAACTGAATTGGACCTTTTAGACTCTTGTGTGCCCATGTTGCAATTTGCAGTAAGCATCAATAAATACACTGGGACGTGTCTACCGAAGGATTCACTATTTACATTGTTTCTGCAGGGAACAATCCGCCGTGAGTGATTGTATTACTTGGCAACCTGCGCTTTCTGTCAAACGAGTACAAATTGATGGGTTCTGGTGCCTTCCTGACTTTGAGAGTTCAG encodes:
- the LOC113346615 gene encoding uncharacterized protein LOC113346615 isoform X1 produces the protein MDWIINSLQMIIIQSTCLGLQQIGMILCAIAMAAYDQEKPELCKNLIKTKDGIASLALFHSLVGSQGELPQAFHRCAAVKVHGNGAEEARRRGRKKCKASIEQSILKWRG
- the LOC113346615 gene encoding rab escort protein 1-like isoform X2, with the protein product MDWIINSLQMIIIQSTCLGLQQIGMILCAIAMAAYDQEKPELCKNLIKTKDGIASLALFHSLVGSQGELPQAFHRCAAVKGALYFMEMELRKLEDVGGRNARHQSSNQF